A genomic region of Lytechinus pictus isolate F3 Inbred chromosome 2, Lp3.0, whole genome shotgun sequence contains the following coding sequences:
- the LOC129254183 gene encoding vacuolar protein sorting-associated protein 4B-like produces the protein MSGAMGKAIDIVKKATDEDKAGNYAEALKLYEHGVEYFLHSIKYEANGERAKESIRSKCVDYLERAEQLKDYLNKKDKKKVKEGSSGGSKGKSNGKESDSEEESENAELKKMEKQLEGAIVENPNVKWSDVAGLEVAKEALKEAVIMPTKFPHLFTGNRTPWRGILLFGPPGTGKSFLAKAVATEANSTFLSVSSSDLMSKWLGESEKMVKSMFAVARQKKPAIIFIDEVDSLCGSRSDTESESARRVKTEFLVQMQGVGVDNSQILVLGATNIPWALDAAIRRRFEKRIYIPLPEVQARITMFKLHMGETKTTVTDQEFRTLAQRSDGYSGADISIVIRDALMMPVRKVQSATHFRTISGPSPSDPSVISHDLLEPCSPGSPGAKEMSWMEIDGKKLLEPPVTYKDLLKALENTKPSVNEADLKKQEQFTADFGQEG, from the exons ATGTCTGGTGCGATGGGT AAAGCCATCGATATTGTGAAAAAGGCAACAGATGAAGATAAAGCAGGAAATTATGCAGAAGCACTCAAGCTCTATGAGCATGGAGTCGAGTACTTCCTTCACTCTATCAAAT ATGAAGCAAATGGTGAAAGAGCTAAGGAGAGCATAAGATCTAAATGCGTAGATTATTTAGAGAGAGCAGAACAATTAAAGGACTATCTCAacaagaaagataagaaaaaagtcAAAGAGGGGTCGTCAGGCGGATCAAAAGG GAAAAGCAATGGCAAGGAGAGTGATAGTGAAGAGGAGAGTGAGAATGCAGAACTCAAAAAGATGGAAAAACAGCTGGAAG GTGCCATTGTGGAAAATCCTAATGTAAAGTGGTCTGATGTAGCTGGCCTTGAGGTCGCCAAAGAAGCCTTGAAAGAAGCCGTCATCATGCCTACCAAGTTTCCTCATCTCTTCACAGGCAACCGAACACCGTGGAGAGGAATCCTTCTATTTGGG CCCCCTGGTACCGGAAAGTCTTTCCTCGCTAAGGCCGTTGCTACGGAAGCCAACTCCACATTCTTGTCCGTCTCATCGTCAGATCTTATGTCAAAATGGCTCGGTGAAAGTGAAAA AATGGTCAAGTCAATGTTTGCTGTAGCTCGGCAAAAGAAGCCAGCTATCATATTCATAGACGAAGTCGACTCCCTCTGCGGATCAAGAAGTGACACTGAAAGTGAGTCAGCACGGCGAGTCAAGACAGAGTTCCTGGTACAGATGCAAG GTGTTGGGGTAGACAATAGCCAGATCTTGGTCTTAGGAGCAACCAACATCCCCTGGGCACTAGATGCTGCTATTAGGAGAAG ATTTGAAAAGAGAATATACATACCCCTCCCGGAAGTCCAGGCAAGAATCACAATGTTCAAACTGCACATGGGCGAGACGAAGACGACCGTTACGGACCAGGAGTTCCGAACGCTTGCTCAGAGGTCGGATGGATACTCCGGTGCAGACATCAGTATTGTTATACGCGATGCTCTTATGATGCCAGTTAGGAAAGTGCAGAGTGCCACGCATTTCAGAACG atttCGGGGCCTTCACCGAGTGATCCTTCTGTGATTTCACATGATCTGCTGGAGCCGTGTTCTCCTGGATCCCCTGGAGCCAAGGAGATGTCATGGATGGAAATCGATGGAAAGAAACTCTTAGAACCACCTGTTACATAT aAAGACCTACTCAAAGCTCTTGAGAATACCAAGCCGTCAGTCAACGAGGCGGACTTGAAAAAACAGGAGCAGTTCACTGCAGACTTTGGCCAAGAGGGATAG
- the LOC129279107 gene encoding Y+L amino acid transporter 2-like, protein MAQDQIRNRSDGTAGRDEQSSPPPSPSSERDRIVLARNVGLPGCIGMVMGIIIGTGIFISPAGVLAGAGGSVGLSLVLWVICASIATCGAMCYTELSLTSGKSGGEFTFIFEYFGPVLAFLRMWTILAIIMPAISAVQGITIANYLTAPFFSDCQYVPAHATRLIATVILFCLVYINCVSVKWSSRLTNALTVTKIIGLMVLIISGIVNMCRGYTTNLTNAFAIPMEVNIPMAIYSGIFAFGGWETIAMIVEEIKDPERNLPLSIIISMVMITGIYLLANVAYLTILSPAEILASKAVAADFSVLALGTWSWTIWVFVALSAIGALNAMYFGFSRVYYAAARDGLLPEAIGMINIRYRTPLPAVIVTVPIVMVCLMVDDVFKLIQYQSFVMVAFQAITVCIIPYSRWKYPDLNRPFKVPVLVAVLFTLAIVFLMGLTLYTSPVSSVVGLVLTLIGVPLYFFFVRWNKPPWFRKITGHITRGFQKLFFVVPEEGTTAK, encoded by the exons ATGGCTCAAGATCAAATAAGGAACAGATCAGACGGAACCGCCGGAAGAGATGAGCAATCTTCACCGCCACCATCTCCGTCATCCGAAAGAGACCGGATCGTTTTAGCCAGGAATGTTGGTCTCCCCGGATGTATTGGTATGGTGATGGGGATCATCATTGGTACCGGGATCTTCATTTCACCTGCAG GTGTCTTGGCAGGAGCGGGTGGATCAGTAGGTCTGTCCCTAGTCCTGTGGGTCATCTGCGCATCCATCGCAACATGCGGAGCCATGTGCTACACAGAACTCAGTCTTACCTCAGGCAAATCTGGCGGAGAGTTCACGTTTATATTTGAATACTTTGGACCGGTCCTGGCCTTCTTGCGAATGTGGACCATCTTGGCCATCATCATGCCTGCCATATCAGCCGTGCAAGGGATCACGATCGCTAATTATCTAACAGCGCCGTTTTTCAGCGATTGCCAATATGTTCCCGCCCATGCCACTCGTCTCATCGCTACAGTAATCCTCT TTTGTTTGGTTTACATCAATTGCGTCAGTGTGAAATGGTCGTCTCGTCTTACCAATGCCTTGACGGTAACAAAGATCATCGGTCTAATGGTTCTTATTATAAGTGGAATCGTCAATATGTGCAGAG GATATACAACTAATCTTACCAATGCGTTTGCCATTCCAATGGAAGTCAACATACCCATGGCTATTTATAGTGGAATATTTGCCTTCGGAGGATG GGAGACCATCGCTATGATTGTCGAGGAGATCAAAGACCCGGAGAG gaatctTCCATTGAGTATTATCATCTCCATGGTAATGATCACGGGCATCTACTTGCTAGCTAATGTGGCCTATCTGACCATCCTATCTCCTGCCGAGATTCTCGCCTCGAAGGCAGTGGCAGCG GACTTTAGTGTGCTGGCTCTTGGAACCTGGTCCTGGACTATCTGGGTGTTTGTAGCCTTATCAGCCATTGGAGCTCTAAATGCCATGTACTTTGGCTTCTCAAG GGTGTATTATGCTGCTGCTCGGGATGGTCTTTTGCCCGAGGCGATTGGCATGATCAACATCAGATATCGTACACCACTCCCTGCTGTCATTGTTACG GTTCCAATAGTGATGGTATGTCTGATGGTCGATGATGTCTTCAAATTGATTCAGTATCAGTCATTCGTTATGGTAGCATTTCAAGCCATCACTGTCTGTATCATCCCGTATTCACGCTGGAAGTATCCTGACCTTAACAGGCCATTCAAG GTACCCGTGCTCGTTGCTGTGTTATTTACCTTGGCCATAGTCTTCCTGATGGGACTTACTCTGTATACAAGTCCAGTGAGTAGTGTAGTGGGACTAGTCCTAACCTTGATTGGTGTACCACTCTATTTCTTCTTCGTTCGATGGAATAAACCTCCATGGTTTAGGAAAATAACAG GCCACATCACCAGAGGATtccaaaagttgtttttcgtcgtACCGGAAGAAGGGACTACTGCAAAATGA